In Apium graveolens cultivar Ventura chromosome 10, ASM990537v1, whole genome shotgun sequence, the following are encoded in one genomic region:
- the LOC141689499 gene encoding thymidylate kinase-like yields the protein MLKGTLIFKSIKFGTAALTRRSSSSHLNSNLRCSLRHIHMEDKCKSASRGALVVLEGLDRCGKTSQSSRLVKKLDELGYPAELFRFPDRNTVIGQMISSYLNSDSQLDDHTIHLLFSANRWEKRSLMESKLQSGITLIVDRYAYSGVAFSAAKGLDIEWCKAPDKGLLAPDLVLYLAISPEKASERGGYGGERYEQLQFQKKVAQAYQVLRDASWKIIDANLSVEDVEEQMKGIVLECAKTCKEGKSLSELWLK from the exons ATGCTTAAGGGCACCTTAATTTTCAAGTCCAT TAAATTTGGCACAGCAGCGTTAACACGGCGATCATCTAGTTCACATTTGAATTCGAATTTACGGTGCTCATTAAGGCATATTCATATGGAAGATAAGTGTAAAAGCGCCTCGAGAGGTGCATTGGTTGTTTTAGAAGGTTTGGATCGATGCGGTAAGACTTCTCAGTCCAGCAGACTTGTCAAGAAATTGGACGAGTTAGGGTATCCTGCTGAATTATTCCGGTTTCCGGATAGAAATACTGTTATTGGACAGATGATCTCGTCGTATCTCAACAGTGATTCTCAATTGGATGATCATACAATTCATCTACTTTTTAGTGCAAACCGCTGGGAGAAGAG ATCACTCATGGAATCTAAGTTGCAGAGTGGAATAACTCTTATAGTTGATCGATATGCGTATTCAGGGGTTGCATTTTCAGCAGCCAAAGGACTTGATATTGAATGGTGCAAG GCTCCAGACAAGGGGTTGTTGGCTCCTGATTTGGTGTTGTACCTTGCCATATCTCCAGAG AAAGCTTCTGAAAGAGGAGGCTACGGTGGGGAGAGATACGAGCAGCTTCAATTCCAAAAGAAGGTTGCCCAGGCGTACCAGGTTCTTCGTGATGCCTCATGGAAG ATAATTGATGCTAACCTTTCTGTAGAAGATGTTGAGGAGCAGATGAAGGGCATTGTATTGGAATGTGCGAAGACATGCAAAGAAGGAAAATCTCTCTCCGAACTCTGGT